The following nucleotide sequence is from Vicinamibacteria bacterium.
GCTGCCACCGGCAAAGCGGCGGGGGACCGGGTCGACGAAGAGACCCTGGCCGCCGCCCTCCGCTGCCCCGGTGGTTATCTGTCCCGGGTCCCCAAGGGCGCGCGCCCCGCCGTGTTCCTGAACAAGGCGGAGGACCAGGGGGCCGCGGGGCCGGCCGGGCGGGTCGCTCGTCTCCTCCTGCCCGCCTACGACCGCGTGGTGGCGGGGAGTGCGCGCGGCGGCCCCGCCTGGGTCTGGCCCTGATCTGCTATTCTCGTGCTCAGGCGCTATGAGGGAAGTCTTCGAAGCCGCGCTCAGAGCGGAGCAGACGGGGGAGCCGGCAGCCCTTGTCACCGTGGTCTCGACCGAGGGCTCGACGCCGCAGAAGGCGGGGGCCAAGATGGTCGTCTACGGGGATGGACGCATCGTGGGGACCATCGGGGGCGGGTGCCTGGAGGCGGAGATGACCGGGCGCGCCCGGCAGTGCATCTCCAACCGGCGCGTGCAGATGGCGTCCTACGACCTCACCCCGGACCAGGCGGGGGAGGATGGCCTGGTCTGCGGGGGGAGGATGCAAGTGTTCATCGAGCCCATCGAGGGGACGCCCACCCTGTGTCTGTTCGGGGCGGGACACGTGGCCCAGCCCCTGGCCCGGATGGCCAAGGCGGTCGGGTTTCGGGTCGAGGTCGCCGACGACCGGTTGAAGTTCGCGAACCGCGAACGCTTCCCGGAGGCCGATCTCATCGTGGTCGAGGATTTTGTGGCTGCGGCCTCGAAGATGACTCTGGGCTCGAATTCCTATGCCGTGGTCGTGACCCGGGGTCACAAGGGGGATGCCGACGCCCTCGCGGCCACGGTGGGCAAGGGGCTGCGCTTCGTGGGCCTTTTGGGGAGCAAGCCGAAGGTGGTCCACATCTTCTCCGCGCTCGAGGAGCGGGGGGTCTCCCGCGAGGAGCTGGCCCAGGTCCACTCGCCCTTGGGCCTGGAGATCGGCGCCACCACCCCGGAGGAGATCGCGGTCAGCATCTTGGCGGAGATGATCGCCATCCGGCGGGGCGTGGACCCGAGCCACGCGCGGTCCATGCGGATGGAGCTGCCGGGCCGCATGAGGGTCGGTAGTTAGGATCCAGTATCCCGCGTTTGCGCCAGCCACTTGATGTATTCCCTTAACTGATGTAACGTAAGCTTTCAAAGGCCCTGAATGAAGGACCTTGGACAACTTGCGTTTCTACTGATGCTCCTGGTTCCCGTCCCGACGTGGGCGGGGAAGGCGCCGAAGCTCGCACCCCCGGATCTCCCCAGCGAGCACGTCTGTCCTTCCAAGGCCTTCTCCTTCCGCACGCCCGCCGATTGGAAGGTTGAATCCGGGGGCTCGAGCCCGGAGATCGTACAGGCCCAGGGAGACAGCGTGGTTGTGCGCTTCCTGCATCGCGGGGAGGAGGCGGGCTTCGACGGCCTCCACGTCGACTGCATGGCGGAGCGCTTGTCGGGCACCCCCCTGGACTCCGAGCCGCAGGTGGAATACGAGTACGACTTCGTGAGCGGGCGTATCCGTGGTCGGCGCGCCCTCGACTCCGCATTCCGTGTGATCTACGATTCCCCCATCCTCGGTTCCCGCGAGTGGCGGCAGCGGAACATCACGCTCGTTGGAGAGGGCGAGTCCCTCTGCGTGATCGCGTTTTGCCCGATGAAGTTGTGGAAGAAATCGCCGGCGACGCGGGCCCTCTTGGACGGCGTCCTGGCCAGCATCACCCTGCGCTAATGGCCCTGAGTGTCACGCCGGTCATCCCCGCCGCCGCCCCCCGCACGAGGCGCCAGATCTGGTCGATGGGCGGGGGCAAGGGCGGCATCGGCAAGTCCCTCCTCACCGCCTCCTTGGGCTGGCAGCTGGCCCGCATGGGCAAGCGCGTGGTCCTGGTGGACGCGGACCTGGGGGGCGCCAACCTCCACACCTGCCTGGGCCTCTCCGGCCCGGAGCGGACGCTCGGGGACTTCATCCAGCGTCGGGCGGAGCGGATCGAGGATGTGCTGACGGAGACGGGGGTGCCCGGCCTGCGCCTCATCAGCGGAGCCTCCGACTTCCTGGGGGCCGCCAACATCAAGTACCAGCAGAAGGTGAGGGTCCTGAACCGCATCCGGTCCCTGGACGTGGACCTGGTGCTGCTGGACTTGGGGGCCGGGACCTCCTTCAACATCGTCGATTTCTTCCTGATCTCCGACCTCTCGCTCCTGATGGTGGTCCCCGAGCCCACCTCCATCGAGAACGGCTACCGCTTCATAAAGAGCGCCCTCTACCGCCGGCTCCGCGCCGCCGCCCCCCGGGAAGGGGTCCGCCTCATCATCGAGGCCGCGCTCGACCCCAAGAACGCGCGCGGGATAAGGACGCCCCTGGACCTCCTGGCCACGGTGGAGAAGGAGGACCCGGAGGCGGTGGGAGTGCTGAAGCGGGAGATGGCCGCCTTCCATCCCCGGTTCGTCGTGAACCAGGTCCGCGACAACGCCGACATCACCATCGGCCACCAGCTCGTCTCCGCCTGCGCCCGGCACCTGGGGGTGCGGGCCACCTACGCCGGGTACGTGCACTACGACGACACCGTCTGGCAGAGCGTGCGGCGGCGCCGCCTCTTCATGGTGGACGCGCCTGGGGCGCGGGCGGCGGAAGAGGTGCGGCAGCTGGCCCGCGGGCTCCTTCAGGGCGAGAGCCTCGCCCTGCCCTGGTAGCCGTGGAAGGCGAGACGCACTACGACGTGCTGGGGCTCGAGCCCCGCGCCTCCCGGGAGCAGGTCGAGCGGGCCTACCGCTTCTGCCTGGAGCTCTACGGAGACGGTTCGCTGGCCACGTACTCACTGCTGGAGGTGGGGGAGGTCGAGGCCGCGCGCACGCGCGTGCTCGAGGCCTACGAGGTCCTGGCCGATCCCATCCGCCGGCGGGAGTACGACCTGACCCGGGGATTGGCGGAGCCGGGCTCGCCCCTTCTTCCCTTCCCCCCTTCCCCCCTGGCGGGCGAGCCGGCGGTTCGGGACACGGCCGTCCCCGAGCTGTCCGACGTCGTGACCGGCGCCGACCTCCGGCGGGTGCGCGAGGCGCGGGGGGTCAGCCTGCGCGAGATCGCGGTCGCGAGCAAGATCGGGGTTCGCTACCTGGAGTACATCGAGCAGGACCGCTACCCGTTCCTGCCCGCCCCCGTCTATCTGCGCGGGTTCCTGCAGGAGTATGCCCGTCAGGTCGGCTTGGATCCCCGCCGCACCGCCGACGCCTATATGGCCCGGATCCCCCAGCGGGTCTGAGCCTTCCTCCGGCACCGGCCGAGCCCAAGGCGGCAGCTGGTCATCGGGCCGGGCGGACGCTCTCCGTGGGTGCCCACCATCGTCCGATGAGGGCGTAGGCGAGAATCGCGGCGGTGAGGGAAGGCAAGGTCCCCCCGATGGGCGCCGCCCAGTAGTAGACCAAGGCTCCAAGCGCCCAGGCCAGGAGCCCAGGCACGGCAAAGCCCCGCCCTTGGGCGTAAGGACCGGACGGATCGTAGAGAGCCCGGACGTCCACCTCCCCTCGCCCGAGAAAGAAGCGGCCGAGCAAGACGCCGCCCACCGGCACCAGGACCCCGCCCAGGACCAGCATGAAATCCACGTAGCGGTCGAGCCACACCCGGGAGAGGAGACCGAGGGCCGCGCCCACGAGCCCGGCTATCCAGACCGAGGCCTGCTCGCCCGCCCCGGGGAGGAGGCTCTTCCAGGCGAGGGCCGAGAGGTAGACGTTGACGAAGTTGGTGGTCAGGGTGGCGAGAGCCAGGAGTATCGCTCCCGCTGCCCCCAGCCCGACCGCTGCCATCATGGCCCCGGGATCGGTCCGGCCGGCCGCGCGGGCGGCCAGGAAGCCGAGGGGCATGAACCACGCGCTGGTCACGGCTAGGCCCAGAAACACGGCTACCGCTCCCGCGCGGGGGGAAGCGGTGTAGCGGGAGTAGTCCGCGAACATCAGGATCCAGGAGACCTGGTAGCCGATCACCACGTCTAGCCCCCTTACCCACGAGAGCCCGCCAATTCCAGCGGCCCCCCCGCCGCCCGCGGGCAGCCGCAGGCAGACGACCGTCGTCATGAGGCCGAGGGCGAGCAGGAGGGGCACCGCCACCCGGTCGGCGAGGGCGACGAGTCGGGGTCCTCCGGCCACGATGGCGGGGGCGAGGATGCCCACGCCGACGGCCCAGGCTCGCTCGGAGGACGGCCCGCCCGCGAGAGTTGCACAGGCCGAGCCCGCGATCACGTTGTTGATGGCGATCCAGGCAAAGTTGGTCACGTAGAGGAAAACGGCCACGAGGGCGGCCCCGCGGGTGCCGAGGGCGGCCCGCGCGGCCACCACCGAAGGAACCCCGAGGCGTGGCCCCACGGGGGCGAGGGCGGCCACCAGGGCCGCCCCCGCTATGCTCCCGAGGACGACCACGGCCAGGGCGGCGCCTGTGGTGAACCCCGGATAGAGGCTCGCTCCCGTGACCATCGTGGTGGCCACCAGGTTGGCCCCGGCAAAGATGAGGAAGAGATCGATCGGGGGCTGGGTGCGGCGCTCGGCGGGAACCGGCCCGAGCTCGACCGCGTTCACGCGGTTCCGCTTTGCGCGGCCCGGCTCTCCTGGATGATCTTGACCCCCACGCTGGCCCCGATGCGGTCCGCCCCCGCCTCCAGCATGGCCTGGGCCGCCTTCAGGTCCCGGACCCCGCCCGCCGCTTTCACCCCCATGCTCGGACCCACTACCCGGCGCATGAGGGCCACGTCGGCGGCGGTGGCCCCGCCGGGACCGAAGCCGGTCGAGGTCTTGACGAAGTCGGCGCCGGCCACCCTCGAAAGCACGCAGGCCTTGACCTTTTCGTCGTCCGTGAGCAGCGCGGCCTCGATGATCACCTTCACGGAGGCCCCCCGCGGATGGCAGGCCGCCACTACCCTGGCCACGTCCCGCTCCACCAGGCGGTAGTCGCGCGACTTCAGAGCCCCCACGTTCATGACCATGTCCACCTCGGCCGCGCCGTCCTCCACCACCCGCCCCGCCTCGAAGGCCTTTACCTCGGGGGGCGTGGCCCCCAGGGGGAAGCCCGCCACCGTGCAGACCCGGGTCTCGCTGCCGCGCAGGAGGTCGGCGCAGAGGCGGACCCAGGTCGGGTTGATGCAGACGGTGGCGAAGGCGTGCTCCCGGGCCTCGCGGCAGAGGGTCTCGATCTGCTCGCGGGTGGCGTCGGGCTTCAAGAGCGTGTGGTCGATGCGGCGGGCGATCTCGCGGGGATACAGGTTGACCCCCGCCTGCAGGCCGAAGCGCTCGGCTCCCTCCTGCAGAAGGTGGCCGAGAAGGTCCGGACAACACCCGCCCGCCGCCTGGTGGCAGGCGCAGGGAGGCTCCTCCGACCGGACCTGGGCCAGGACCGCGCGCACGACCGCTTCCACCAGCCGGGCATCCGTCACTTCGACCGCTCCCTGGCCTCCAGGGCCTCGATCTTCTTGACCCGCCGCCGGTGCCGCTCCTCGGTGCACTCGGTGGTGAGGAACGTCTCCACGATCTCGCGCATGCGCACGGGGTCCACGAAGCGGGCGCCCAGGGTCAGAACGTTGGCATCGTTGTGCTCACGGGCATTGCGGGCGGCGGCCGCGTCCCCGCAGGGGGCGGCCCGTATTCCCGCCAGCTTGTTCGCGGCCATGGCGGAGCCAATGCCCGCTCCGTCGACCATGATGCCGAGACGGGCCTCCCCGGCCCGGATCGTCCCCCCCACGGCGGCAGCGATATCGGGATAGTCCACCGCCGGCTCCGGAGAGAACGTGCCGAGGTCGCGGAAGGCGTATCCCAGGCGGGTCAAGTGATGCTTGACCTCCTCCTTCAGCGCAAAGCCCCCGTGATCGGAGCCCACGGCCACCGTCGTTGGGCCCGGCATCGTTGCCCCCAGCACGATGCGGACTCCCCGGGTGGCGGCCATCTCTCGAGCCCAGGGCGTCACGACCGCTCCCGCAGAGGCCAAGAGCTCGCCTCCGGGCGGCACCGCCCTCACATCGTCCGCGGTCACGACGTCCTTCATTCTTGCTCCGGGGAGGGGATGGTAGCACGCTCGGCGCCTTGGCCCGGCCGCCCTCGTGCTCGAGCGCGGCCCGTCGACAATTTATTGGATTCCCAGCATACGGCGATTTGGATCCAGCCCCCACAATGAAATGTAAGTCATTATGCCAACGTGAGTTATTCTGATATGACGACCTGGCACACGCGTTGCTCGAACATTCAGTAAGGTGTTGTCCTAAAGGACTGTCCTCGGTCAGTCGGCGAGTCTTCCGATTTGCTCGGAGGTGAGCATGAAGTTGTTCCGATGGGTGATCGCGGTGGCGGCGGTGGCCGCTATTGCCAGCCTGATCGTCCCTGCCCCCCTGGGCGCCCAGACGGTGACGGGCACCATCGACGGCCGGGTTTCCGACGAAAGCCGGGCGGCCGTTCCCGGCGCCACCGTCACGGCCAAGAACACCGCCACCGGACTCACGCGTACCGGCACGGTGAGCACGGCCGGCACCTACCGGTTGGCGTCCCTTCCCCCCGGCCGCTACGACGTCAGCGCGCAGCTGACCGGCTTCGCGACCCAGGTCATCAAGGACGTCGAGGTCCTGGTGGGAAGCGAAGCCACCGTGGACTTCACGATGAAGGTCGCGACCGTGTCCGAGATCATCACCGTGACCACCGAGACCCCGCTGATCCAGACCACGACCTCGGATATCGGGCAGGTCATCACCAGCAAGCTGGTCGAGAACATCCCCCTGAACGGCCGGAAGTTCCAGGATCTCTCCCTGCTCGTGCCCGGAACCCGGAGCTCCAACTACTACGATCCCACCAAGACCGAGGTGGGCGGGATCAGCTACGGGGGGGCGACCGGGCGCAACGTGATCGTCAGCGTGGACGGGGCGGACGACAACGACGGCGTGGTGCGCGGCCTGCTCCAGCAGTTCTCGAACGATGCCATCCAGGAGTACAAGGTCACGACCCAGCGCTACAGCGCGGAGTTCGGCCGCTCCACGGGCGGCATCGTGAACGTGGTCACCAAGAGCGGCACCAACGACTTTCACGGCGGGGCCTTCGTCTACGGCCGGAACGAGAGCTTGAACTCCAAGAGCTTCTTCGAGGACAAGCTGAACCTGCCCAAGCCGCCCTTCAAGCAGTGGCAGTACGGCGCCACTCTGGGGGGGCCGATCGAGAAGGACAAGGCCCACTTCTTCCTCTCCTATGAGCGGAACCAGCGCGACGACTACGCGACCGTGAACACGAACGGTGCCCTCCCCTCCCAGGAGGGAAGCTTCCCCCAGCCCTTCCGGAACAACTTCGTTCTCGCGAAGGTGGACTTCCAGTGGAGCGACAACAACACGCTGGTCGCCCGTTACGGCCTGGAGGACAACAGCCGCACCCACGACTTCATCGGGGGCAGCACGCTCGCCTCCTCGGGCGCCCTCAACACCAACAAGACCCACTCCGGGGTCTTGAAGAACACGACCGTCCTCGGCAACAACAGGCTGAACGAGCTGGTGCTGACCTACCAGCACTTCGAGAACAACATCACGGCCGAGGACAACAGCAAGCCCGGCATCGCGACCCCCGACTTCACGTTCGGGGCCAACCTCAATACGCCCCAGCAGACGATCCAGCAGCGCTTCCAGGTCCGGGACGACTTCTCCTTCCGCAAGGAGAACTGGGGGGGGGACCACGCCTTCAAGGTCGGGGCCGAGCTCATGAGGTCCCACTTCGGCGGGTTCTTCGTGCCCACCCTCTACGGGCTCTTTACCTTCGGCCACTCCCTCGGCAACGACCTCAACACCTATCTCAACTCCATCGCCGACAGCTTCAGCGGATCGGCGGGCAACAACAGCTTCGACGACAACTGGACCTACGTGGCCGGCTACGTCCAGGACGACTGGAAGCCCACCCGGAAGCTGACCTTGAACCTGGGGCTACGGTACGAGATCCAGTTCGGCCCCTACAGCAACCGGTTCGACACCATCGGCATTCGCGCCGTGAATGCGGCCGGGTATCCGAGCCAGCGGCAGCAGGACTACAAGGACATCGGGCCGCGGGTCGGCTTCGCCTACGACATAAACGGAGACGGCAAGGCGGTGTTGCGCGGAGGCTACGGGCGGTACTACGACGAGATCTTCCAGAACATCACCCTCTACGAGTACTGGAGCCAGATCAGCAGCCCGACCAACTTCCTCTCCTTCTCGCCCGCGCCCTTCACCCCCAACAACTACGCCGCCAACCGAGACGCGATCCGCGGCTCCTTCATCGACCCAACCTTCAAGGGGCAGCTCACGAGGCTCACCTCACCCCAGCTCGTGCAGCCCCGGGCGGACCAGTTCAACGTGGGCTTCTCCGCCCAGCCCACCCGCCAGTTCGGCTTCGACATTGACTACGTGCACGTCACCGGCAACGACGAGATCGCCCGCTGGAGGATCAACACCCCGCAAAACGTGAACACCCTCGTATCTCCGGCCGGAGTCTTCGATCCCGCGATCGGACCCATCAACGTGGAGGGCAACCGCGGCCACTCGAAGTTCGACGCGGTCTACGTCGCGCCCAAATTCCGCACCCCGAAGGCCTATCTGATCGCCACCTACACCTGGTCGAAGGCCTACAACCTGGCCAACGACTTCAACAGCCTGCCCGCCGACATCACGAACGCGAATTGGGAGCTGGACTGGGGGCCGGCGCCGAACGACATCCGTCACCGCGCCACCCTCGCGGGCGTCTTCGACCTGCCGGCCAAGTTCCAGTTCTCGACGGCGCTGCAGGCCAACTCGGGCCGGCCCGTCAACGCGCTCGCGGGGCTGGCCGGGCTCCGGGCCAACGTCCGGGCCATCGACCCCACGACCGGCCAGATGTTCTCGCGCAACGCCTTCGTGGCGGGGCCGGAGTTCATCTGCCCGAGCGGGAAGGCGAGCTGCGTTCAGGGAGGCACGGGCGGCCTCGCCTTCCTGAGCTGGGACGCTCGAGTGTCCAAGTTCATCCGGTTTGGCGGCAAGGATCAAGGCGTGGAGCTGGCCTTCGACGTCTTCAACATCACGAACCACGCCAACTTCAACACC
It contains:
- a CDS encoding XdhC/CoxI family protein — its product is MREVFEAALRAEQTGEPAALVTVVSTEGSTPQKAGAKMVVYGDGRIVGTIGGGCLEAEMTGRARQCISNRRVQMASYDLTPDQAGEDGLVCGGRMQVFIEPIEGTPTLCLFGAGHVAQPLARMAKAVGFRVEVADDRLKFANRERFPEADLIVVEDFVAAASKMTLGSNSYAVVVTRGHKGDADALAATVGKGLRFVGLLGSKPKVVHIFSALEERGVSREELAQVHSPLGLEIGATTPEEIAVSILAEMIAIRRGVDPSHARSMRMELPGRMRVGS
- a CDS encoding P-loop NTPase, which encodes MALSVTPVIPAAAPRTRRQIWSMGGGKGGIGKSLLTASLGWQLARMGKRVVLVDADLGGANLHTCLGLSGPERTLGDFIQRRAERIEDVLTETGVPGLRLISGASDFLGAANIKYQQKVRVLNRIRSLDVDLVLLDLGAGTSFNIVDFFLISDLSLLMVVPEPTSIENGYRFIKSALYRRLRAAAPREGVRLIIEAALDPKNARGIRTPLDLLATVEKEDPEAVGVLKREMAAFHPRFVVNQVRDNADITIGHQLVSACARHLGVRATYAGYVHYDDTVWQSVRRRRLFMVDAPGARAAEEVRQLARGLLQGESLALPW
- a CDS encoding helix-turn-helix domain-containing protein, whose amino-acid sequence is MEGETHYDVLGLEPRASREQVERAYRFCLELYGDGSLATYSLLEVGEVEAARTRVLEAYEVLADPIRRREYDLTRGLAEPGSPLLPFPPSPLAGEPAVRDTAVPELSDVVTGADLRRVREARGVSLREIAVASKIGVRYLEYIEQDRYPFLPAPVYLRGFLQEYARQVGLDPRRTADAYMARIPQRV
- a CDS encoding cytosine permease translates to MNAVELGPVPAERRTQPPIDLFLIFAGANLVATTMVTGASLYPGFTTGAALAVVVLGSIAGAALVAALAPVGPRLGVPSVVAARAALGTRGAALVAVFLYVTNFAWIAINNVIAGSACATLAGGPSSERAWAVGVGILAPAIVAGGPRLVALADRVAVPLLLALGLMTTVVCLRLPAGGGGAAGIGGLSWVRGLDVVIGYQVSWILMFADYSRYTASPRAGAVAVFLGLAVTSAWFMPLGFLAARAAGRTDPGAMMAAVGLGAAGAILLALATLTTNFVNVYLSALAWKSLLPGAGEQASVWIAGLVGAALGLLSRVWLDRYVDFMLVLGGVLVPVGGVLLGRFFLGRGEVDVRALYDPSGPYAQGRGFAVPGLLAWALGALVYYWAAPIGGTLPSLTAAILAYALIGRWWAPTESVRPAR
- the deoC gene encoding deoxyribose-phosphate aldolase codes for the protein MYPREIARRIDHTLLKPDATREQIETLCREAREHAFATVCINPTWVRLCADLLRGSETRVCTVAGFPLGATPPEVKAFEAGRVVEDGAAEVDMVMNVGALKSRDYRLVERDVARVVAACHPRGASVKVIIEAALLTDDEKVKACVLSRVAGADFVKTSTGFGPGGATAADVALMRRVVGPSMGVKAAGGVRDLKAAQAMLEAGADRIGASVGVKIIQESRAAQSGTA
- a CDS encoding RpiB/LacA/LacB family sugar-phosphate isomerase, with translation MKDVVTADDVRAVPPGGELLASAGAVVTPWAREMAATRGVRIVLGATMPGPTTVAVGSDHGGFALKEEVKHHLTRLGYAFRDLGTFSPEPAVDYPDIAAAVGGTIRAGEARLGIMVDGAGIGSAMAANKLAGIRAAPCGDAAAARNAREHNDANVLTLGARFVDPVRMREIVETFLTTECTEERHRRRVKKIEALEARERSK
- a CDS encoding carboxypeptidase regulatory-like domain-containing protein, whose amino-acid sequence is MKLFRWVIAVAAVAAIASLIVPAPLGAQTVTGTIDGRVSDESRAAVPGATVTAKNTATGLTRTGTVSTAGTYRLASLPPGRYDVSAQLTGFATQVIKDVEVLVGSEATVDFTMKVATVSEIITVTTETPLIQTTTSDIGQVITSKLVENIPLNGRKFQDLSLLVPGTRSSNYYDPTKTEVGGISYGGATGRNVIVSVDGADDNDGVVRGLLQQFSNDAIQEYKVTTQRYSAEFGRSTGGIVNVVTKSGTNDFHGGAFVYGRNESLNSKSFFEDKLNLPKPPFKQWQYGATLGGPIEKDKAHFFLSYERNQRDDYATVNTNGALPSQEGSFPQPFRNNFVLAKVDFQWSDNNTLVARYGLEDNSRTHDFIGGSTLASSGALNTNKTHSGVLKNTTVLGNNRLNELVLTYQHFENNITAEDNSKPGIATPDFTFGANLNTPQQTIQQRFQVRDDFSFRKENWGGDHAFKVGAELMRSHFGGFFVPTLYGLFTFGHSLGNDLNTYLNSIADSFSGSAGNNSFDDNWTYVAGYVQDDWKPTRKLTLNLGLRYEIQFGPYSNRFDTIGIRAVNAAGYPSQRQQDYKDIGPRVGFAYDINGDGKAVLRGGYGRYYDEIFQNITLYEYWSQISSPTNFLSFSPAPFTPNNYAANRDAIRGSFIDPTFKGQLTRLTSPQLVQPRADQFNVGFSAQPTRQFGFDIDYVHVTGNDEIARWRINTPQNVNTLVSPAGVFDPAIGPINVEGNRGHSKFDAVYVAPKFRTPKAYLIATYTWSKAYNLANDFNSLPADITNANWELDWGPAPNDIRHRATLAGVFDLPAKFQFSTALQANSGRPVNALAGLAGLRANVRAIDPTTGQMFSRNAFVAGPEFICPSGKASCVQGGTGGLAFLSWDARVSKFIRFGGKDQGVELAFDVFNITNHANFNTANPGGYTNRYPSVNFGAATAIVPDSQRESQFSLRFRF